One bacterium genomic region harbors:
- a CDS encoding acyl-CoA thioesterase, whose product MFGGKVMAIMDIQAGIVASQYCRKIVVTASTEAVDFKNPVKVGDRIETISRVVYVGRTSLVVKIDAYAENPLSGKRKHCTTAYFNMVALDEDGVPTSIPPLIVETEDEKREFRIAEHIKQDALERKKKIREEGGE is encoded by the coding sequence ATGTTCGGAGGCAAAGTCATGGCGATCATGGATATACAGGCCGGTATCGTAGCGTCGCAATATTGCCGCAAAATTGTCGTGACCGCATCAACGGAAGCCGTCGATTTTAAAAACCCGGTGAAAGTAGGCGACCGGATCGAGACTATTTCACGCGTGGTGTACGTCGGTCGCACTTCGTTAGTCGTCAAAATCGACGCTTATGCGGAAAATCCTTTGTCCGGAAAACGTAAACATTGTACGACGGCCTATTTCAACATGGTTGCCCTGGATGAAGACGGCGTTCCAACTTCCATTCCGCCATTGATCGTTGAAACCGAAGATGAAAAACGTGAATTTCGCATTGCGGAACATATCAAACAAGATGCGCTTGAACGAAAGAAAAAAATCAGAGAAGAAGGCGGAGAATAA
- the tldD gene encoding metalloprotease TldD (responsible for the proteolytic maturation of the E. coli pMccB17 plasmid-encoded microcin B17, an exported protein that targets the essential topoisomerase II DNA gyrase; degrades the E. coli plasmid F-encoded CcdA) has translation MKNLLTKTFTADQVLFGDLADAAILNRILTAALESGGDYADAYIERRTTTYITMAQGRINVVRKGIRQGIGIRVICGEQTGYAYSDDFDLKKIEIAAKIAARIAARPKVYPLVQLRPQALQKHFHLAIDPEKPEIKKKLGWVQSADGSARSVDMRIEEVNCTYAEEFKELIIANSDGALLRDEQNLFSFHVLSLATDGSQRTTGYATGGGRYGMDFFKRRSPAMIGREASEQAIRKLTAMDAPAGLHTVVIHRGWGGVLIHEAVGHGLEGDFNRRGTSIYSGRIGQKVASELVTIIDDGTIPFYRGSMNVDDEGTPTKRNVLIEKGVLKGYMTDRLNARLMKTDSSGNGRREDFTQIPMPRMTNTFIDRGDHDPEEMIRSVKKGIFAKSLGGGQVDITNGNFVFEIQEGYLIEEGKITAPIRSANLIGNGPDIMNKVIAVGHDLEIETGTGTCGKDGQHIPVGVGQPTITICEMTVGGTVQ, from the coding sequence ATGAAAAATTTACTAACTAAAACATTTACTGCCGACCAAGTTCTTTTCGGGGATCTCGCCGATGCTGCGATTCTGAATCGTATATTAACGGCTGCGCTCGAAAGTGGCGGTGATTATGCCGATGCGTATATCGAACGCCGAACGACGACTTATATTACGATGGCGCAGGGACGTATCAATGTTGTTCGCAAAGGCATTCGGCAAGGAATCGGTATCCGCGTCATTTGCGGGGAGCAAACCGGCTATGCTTACAGCGATGACTTTGATTTGAAAAAAATCGAAATCGCCGCCAAGATCGCCGCTCGTATTGCCGCTCGCCCGAAAGTCTATCCCTTAGTGCAGCTTCGGCCCCAAGCCTTGCAGAAACATTTTCATCTCGCCATCGATCCGGAAAAGCCGGAAATAAAAAAGAAACTGGGATGGGTGCAGTCGGCTGATGGATCGGCTCGTTCTGTGGATATGAGAATTGAAGAGGTTAATTGCACCTATGCTGAAGAGTTCAAGGAACTGATCATCGCTAATTCTGACGGAGCTTTGCTGCGTGATGAACAGAATCTTTTTAGTTTTCACGTTTTATCGTTGGCGACTGACGGGTCGCAACGTACGACAGGGTATGCGACGGGCGGCGGTCGTTACGGAATGGATTTTTTTAAACGCCGTTCTCCAGCGATGATCGGCCGCGAGGCGTCCGAGCAAGCTATTCGGAAATTAACGGCAATGGATGCTCCGGCCGGATTGCATACCGTCGTGATTCACCGCGGCTGGGGAGGTGTGCTCATACATGAAGCTGTTGGGCATGGCTTGGAAGGTGATTTCAATCGTCGCGGAACGTCCATTTATTCCGGCCGTATCGGTCAGAAAGTTGCTTCTGAACTCGTGACCATCATTGACGATGGAACGATACCTTTTTACCGCGGATCGATGAATGTCGATGATGAAGGTACGCCGACGAAGCGGAACGTGTTGATCGAAAAAGGCGTGCTCAAAGGGTACATGACGGATCGACTTAATGCGCGGCTGATGAAGACGGATTCTTCCGGTAATGGGCGCCGTGAGGATTTTACGCAAATTCCCATGCCGCGTATGACGAATACGTTTATCGATCGGGGCGATCACGATCCGGAAGAAATGATCCGATCCGTAAAAAAAGGCATTTTTGCGAAATCGTTGGGAGGCGGACAAGTCGACATTACCAACGGAAATTTTGTTTTTGAAATTCAGGAAGGTTATTTGATTGAAGAAGGAAAAATTACAGCGCCGATACGATCAGCGAATCTTATCGGGAATGGCCCGGACATTATGAACAAAGTTATTGCCGTCGGCCATGATCTGGAAATAGAGACCGGAACGGGAACCTGCGGCAAGGACGGACAACATATACCTGTCGGTGTCGGACAGCCTACGATTACAATTTGTGAAATGACGGTTGGAGGAACAGTTCAGTAA
- a CDS encoding thiamine pyrophosphate-dependent dehydrogenase E1 component subunit alpha, with protein sequence MNKSSKKETKDTLDLTEDDYLKMYRFMRLTRQFDQGIIRLYRQNKMLGGAYSGWGNEATAVGSAYAMLPQDYLYPMHRDIGAHFTRGQSARALMLNHLAKGESPTKGRDGTGHYYDKSLRIIGNISHLAAMIPQAVGTALAAVKKKENAIVLNYIGDGGMNVGEFHEGLNMAAVWKLPFILIIENNQYAYSTPTHLQYACESPVDRAAGYGIPGVKIDGTDILEVYRTCKKAFDRARAGEGPTLIESVTMRMRGHAEHDAHEYYPKGLLDKWEKKDPIRQFETFLLNEKMLSDKKIKEIENSVSSEIDEAIEYADKAPYPNGADAELGVYAD encoded by the coding sequence ATGAACAAAAGCAGTAAAAAGGAAACAAAAGACACGCTTGATCTGACGGAAGACGATTATCTGAAAATGTACCGTTTTATGCGTCTGACGCGGCAATTCGATCAGGGTATCATCAGGCTTTATCGTCAGAATAAAATGCTTGGCGGCGCTTATTCCGGTTGGGGCAACGAAGCGACGGCTGTGGGTAGTGCTTACGCGATGTTACCACAGGATTATTTATATCCGATGCACCGCGATATCGGCGCACATTTTACACGCGGCCAATCGGCGCGTGCTTTGATGTTGAATCATTTGGCCAAGGGCGAAAGCCCAACGAAAGGGCGTGACGGTACCGGACATTATTATGATAAATCACTGCGAATAATCGGTAATATCAGTCACCTGGCGGCTATGATTCCACAGGCTGTAGGAACGGCGCTTGCTGCGGTTAAGAAAAAAGAAAACGCGATCGTGCTCAATTATATCGGTGACGGCGGAATGAATGTCGGCGAATTTCACGAAGGTCTGAACATGGCGGCTGTTTGGAAGTTGCCGTTTATCCTGATCATTGAAAATAATCAGTACGCCTATTCGACGCCGACGCATTTGCAATATGCATGCGAAAGCCCCGTTGATCGTGCGGCCGGTTACGGAATTCCCGGCGTAAAAATCGATGGCACGGATATTCTTGAAGTATACCGTACCTGTAAAAAAGCGTTTGACCGGGCGCGTGCCGGTGAAGGTCCGACGCTGATCGAATCGGTCACCATGCGGATGCGTGGCCATGCGGAACACGATGCCCATGAATATTATCCCAAAGGCCTTTTAGACAAATGGGAGAAAAAAGATCCGATCAGGCAATTTGAAACGTTCCTGCTCAACGAAAAGATGTTGTCCGATAAAAAAATAAAAGAAATAGAAAACTCGGTGAGTTCTGAAA
- a CDS encoding 6-carboxytetrahydropterin synthase — MGRYVITIAKEYLKFSSAHFTIFDDNSVELLHGHNYYVTLQVFCRDTDNGIIIEFKQLKKIAQTVCDQLDEKILLPAESPFLKVAKDGDAFDVTFHGTGFSKHYRFPCEDIELLPVSNITSELLAKYLNGEIIKKLESLWKSLHHGNEIFESVNSVGVTVEETRGQSVTYIWDF; from the coding sequence ATGGGTAGATACGTTATTACCATAGCCAAGGAATATTTAAAATTCAGTTCGGCGCATTTTACTATTTTCGACGATAATTCGGTAGAATTGCTGCACGGGCATAATTATTATGTAACATTACAAGTGTTTTGCCGCGATACGGATAATGGCATTATCATCGAATTCAAACAATTAAAAAAAATTGCTCAAACGGTGTGCGATCAACTTGATGAAAAAATACTGCTCCCCGCCGAATCGCCTTTTTTGAAAGTTGCAAAAGACGGGGATGCTTTTGACGTGACATTTCACGGAACAGGTTTTTCAAAGCATTATCGATTTCCTTGCGAAGATATCGAACTGTTACCGGTCAGCAATATTACTTCAGAATTGCTTGCTAAATATTTGAACGGGGAGATTATTAAAAAATTGGAATCACTCTGGAAAAGTTTGCATCACGGAAATGAAATTTTCGAGTCTGTCAATTCCGTTGGTGTGACTGTCGAAGAAACGCGGGGTCAATCGGTGACGTACATCTGGGATTTTTGA
- a CDS encoding cation:proton antiporter has translation MDASKFTEEIHIIKRIAIVVVIFFIMTLLHYSTLINESDPAVFSITLLGFMLILSYNLGKILSRLKLPKLTIYILTGILCGPFVTGFVSQEVVANLKFVDNLALSMIAFIAGGEMRFGELKKMRKLLIGISFYETMYVLFSITIAFFLLHPFISFTAGQSWLFVGIVSLLMGSMLIANSPAVTIGIIGEYRSKGHLTDTVLGTVVLKDIIVIVVFAIIASFASTQLLPDATFDLVPFVSKLGYEILGSIGLGIAIGLLVWLYMRFIMEQTVLFIVGIAFASFELAHYFHLEVLLVGVTAGFYVQNFTRQGQKLIANIEESLPVIYPIFFSIAGAKLDLMALQSMWFIALVLVAVRMVGIYMGVKAGSRSDGATKEIRQYAWMGLVSQAGVALGLAVVVERTYPEWGGVLQTIVISVIGINQLIGPVLLKYALEKAGDLQSSSKMAETLIRLKIGEDAEQETGSVAPSMESRNG, from the coding sequence ATGGACGCTTCTAAGTTCACCGAAGAAATACACATTATCAAGCGGATTGCAATCGTCGTCGTGATTTTTTTTATCATGACGCTTCTGCATTACTCCACGTTGATCAATGAGTCTGATCCGGCAGTGTTTTCGATCACTTTGCTTGGATTCATGCTTATTTTATCGTATAACCTCGGCAAAATCCTCTCTCGCCTTAAACTTCCCAAACTTACTATATATATTTTGACCGGTATCTTGTGCGGGCCTTTTGTTACAGGTTTTGTCAGCCAAGAGGTTGTGGCCAATCTGAAATTTGTTGACAATCTTGCGCTCAGTATGATCGCATTTATTGCCGGTGGAGAAATGCGGTTTGGCGAACTCAAAAAAATGCGCAAGCTTCTGATCGGGATCAGTTTTTATGAAACCATGTACGTTTTATTTTCTATCACTATCGCATTTTTTCTGTTGCATCCTTTTATCAGTTTTACAGCAGGTCAATCGTGGCTATTTGTTGGAATTGTCTCGTTATTGATGGGATCAATGTTAATTGCCAATTCACCGGCGGTGACGATTGGTATTATCGGTGAATATCGTAGCAAAGGGCATTTGACCGATACTGTGTTAGGTACTGTCGTACTCAAAGATATCATAGTCATCGTTGTATTTGCCATTATTGCTTCTTTTGCTTCTACGCAATTATTGCCTGACGCCACTTTCGATCTGGTTCCATTTGTATCAAAATTAGGATACGAGATATTAGGATCAATCGGGCTGGGTATTGCAATCGGACTATTAGTATGGCTTTATATGCGATTTATTATGGAACAGACTGTATTATTCATCGTCGGAATTGCTTTTGCCAGTTTTGAACTGGCACATTATTTTCACCTTGAAGTCCTGCTGGTTGGAGTTACAGCCGGATTTTATGTGCAAAATTTTACCAGACAGGGACAAAAATTAATCGCCAATATCGAAGAAAGCCTTCCGGTTATTTATCCGATTTTTTTCTCTATAGCCGGCGCAAAACTAGACCTGATGGCGCTCCAGTCGATGTGGTTTATAGCGTTGGTTTTAGTGGCCGTGCGTATGGTGGGAATCTACATGGGCGTTAAGGCCGGGTCGCGCTCAGACGGAGCCACTAAAGAAATCAGGCAATATGCGTGGATGGGATTGGTATCGCAGGCGGGTGTTGCGTTAGGTTTGGCCGTTGTCGTTGAACGAACCTATCCGGAATGGGGCGGCGTTTTACAAACCATCGTTATTTCAGTGATTGGAATTAATCAATTAATCGGTCCTGTTTTACTCAAATACGCACTCGAAAAAGCGGGCGATTTGCAATCCAGTTCCAAAATGGCAGAAACACTGATTCGACTAAAAATTGGCGAAGATGCTGAACAAGAAACCGGCAGCGTCGCTCCTTCGATGGAGAGCCGTAATGGGTAG